The following are encoded together in the Tribolium castaneum strain GA2 chromosome 3, icTriCast1.1, whole genome shotgun sequence genome:
- the LOC664529 gene encoding patj homolog isoform X1, protein MVLSTEWSQVEIIDLVNDGSGLGFGIVGGRSTGVVIKSILPGGIADKDSRLQSGDHILQIGDVNLRGLAADQVATVLRQAGAQVRMVVARPVEPSSADFQSFGCSAPIVPTKILTDPEELDRQLQQNGYSSFYAYNDRGSCDDLEQTDVNSIDANPASFNSLDVVVNNNNNTNGFSPTSESQVVIIPADIEYTLPETERFTVELTKNEYGLGITIAGYVCEREDLSGIFVKSLNEGSEAFKCGKINTNDRIVEVDGQSLQGFTNYEAVEKIKQTGGKVVLTLERYLRGPKFEQLQEALAIQEQKDLSPPSPSQTTLSWIPIEAAEGQIEPEGESVVSVNSEIYEQNLETKEIFIEEDFEANPDDDLETATKKKWEAIIGSDTEIVVANLTKLKGLGISLEGTVDVEGGIELRPHHYIRSILPEGPVGQNGKLSSGDELLEVNGQKLLGIKHVEVVKILRELPSTVRLVCARKHEENRVINTSQDREAFEARNILGGSLKNLLPQPEQRLLKALSDTSINTSSTVTVTSEPSLQKAKSRSLEVTNLAMWSEEVEYVELLKTDRGLGFSILDYQDPLDPKATVIVVRSLVPNGAAEHDGRITPGDRLISVNGKVIKNVTLDQAVQALKGTLPGPVKLGISKPLPSSRASENVSTIGS, encoded by the exons ATGGTGTTGAGCACGGAATGGTCGCAAGTTGAGATTATCGACTTGGTGAACGATGGCTCGGGGCTGGGGTTCGGCATCGTCGGCGGCAGAAGCACGGGGGTCGTCATAAAGAGCATCCTCCCAGGGGGCATCGCCGACAAAGACAGCCGTCTCCAGAGCGGCGACCACATCCTCCAGATCGGAGACGTCAATTTAAGGGGGCTCGCCGCCGACCAAGTTGCCACCGTTCTTAGGCAGGCTGGGGCACAG GTCAGGATGGTGGTCGCACGTCCTGTTGAGCCTTCTTCCGCGGATTTCCAGTCCTTCGGCTGTTCGGCTCCCATAGTTCCGACAAAAATCCTCACCGATCCGGAAGAGCTCGACCGCCAGCTCCAACAAAACGGCTACTCCTCTTTCTACGCTTACAACGACCGCGGTTCTTGCGACGACCTCGAACAAACCGACGTAAATTCCATCGATGCTAACCCCGCAAGTTTCAATTCTTTAGACGTGGTTGtcaacaacaataataacacGAATGGCTTCTCGCCCACCAGCGAGAGTCAAGTGGTGATCATCCCCGCCGACATTGAATACACTCTTCCAGAAACGGAGCGCTTCACCGTAGAACTGACAAAAAACGAATACGGGCTGGGGATTACGATAGCAGGGTACGTGTGCGAGAGGGAGGATCTCAGTGGAATCTTCGTCAAGAGTTTGAACGAAGGCAGCGAAGCCTTTAAGTGCGGAAAGATTAATACTAACGATAGGATTGTGGAAGTTGATGGACAGTCTTTGCAAGGGTTTACGAATTACGAGGCTGTGGAGAAGATTAAGCAAACGGGAGGGAAAGTTGTGTTGACTTTGGAGAGGTACTTGAGAGGGCCCAAGTTCGAGCAATTACAAGAAGCGTTAGCTATTCAGGAACAAAAGGATTTGAGTCCACCTTCGCCTTCGCAAACGACTCTCAGTTGGATACCTATTGAAGCAGCCGAG GGCCAGATCGAGCCGGAAGGTGAGTCCGTCGTGAGCGTCAATAGCGAAATCTACGAGCAAAACCTCGAAACTAAAGAAATCTTTATCGAAGAAGACTTCGAGGCGAACCCCGATGACGATCTAGAAACCGCCACCAAGAAAAAATGGGAGGCTATAATCGGCAGCGACACTGAAATCGTCGTCGCCAACCTGACAAAACTCAAAGGCTTGGGCATAAGCCTGGAGGGAACAGTCGACGTGGAAGGAGGCATCGAATTACGTCCCCATCACTACATCCGTTCCATACTCCCCGAAGGCCCCGTCGGCCAAAACGGCAAACTCAGCTCAGGTGACGAACTCCTGGAAGTAAACGGCCAAAAACTCCTCGGGATCAAGCACGTGGAAGTCGTCAAGATCCTCCGCGAGTTGCCGAGCACCGTCCGCCTGGTCTGTGCTCGCAAGCACGAGGAGAACCGCGTCATCAACACCTCCCAAGACCGCGAAGCTTTCGAAGCGCGGAACATCCTGGGGGGCAGTTTGAAAAACCTCTTACCCCAACCGGAACAACGCCTGCTCAAAGCTCTAAGCGACACGAGTATCAACACTTCGAGCACCGTGACCGTGACCAGCGAGCCCAGCTTGCAAAAAGCCAAATCGCGCTCGCTGGAAGTGACGAACTTGGCGATGTGGTCGGAGGAGGTCGAGTATGTCGAGTTGCTCAAAACCGATCGGGGTTTGGGCTTCTCGATCCTGGACTACCAGGACCCTCTGGACCCCAAAGCGACCGTCATAGTCGTGCGGAGTCTCGTGCCTAACGGGGCGGCGGAGCACGACGGCCGCATCACTCCAGGTGATCGACTGATCAGTGTTAATGGCaaagtaatcaaaaatgtGACCCTGGACCAGGCGGTCCAGGCGCTGAAAGGGACACTGCCCGGTCCTGTCAAGTTAGGTATCTCCAAACCGTTACCCAGTTCCAGAGCCAGCGAAAACGTCAGTACGATAGGGTCTTGA
- the LOC664529 gene encoding patj homolog isoform X2, with protein sequence MVVARPVEPSSADFQSFGCSAPIVPTKILTDPEELDRQLQQNGYSSFYAYNDRGSCDDLEQTDVNSIDANPASFNSLDVVVNNNNNTNGFSPTSESQVVIIPADIEYTLPETERFTVELTKNEYGLGITIAGYVCEREDLSGIFVKSLNEGSEAFKCGKINTNDRIVEVDGQSLQGFTNYEAVEKIKQTGGKVVLTLERYLRGPKFEQLQEALAIQEQKDLSPPSPSQTTLSWIPIEAAEGQIEPEGESVVSVNSEIYEQNLETKEIFIEEDFEANPDDDLETATKKKWEAIIGSDTEIVVANLTKLKGLGISLEGTVDVEGGIELRPHHYIRSILPEGPVGQNGKLSSGDELLEVNGQKLLGIKHVEVVKILRELPSTVRLVCARKHEENRVINTSQDREAFEARNILGGSLKNLLPQPEQRLLKALSDTSINTSSTVTVTSEPSLQKAKSRSLEVTNLAMWSEEVEYVELLKTDRGLGFSILDYQDPLDPKATVIVVRSLVPNGAAEHDGRITPGDRLISVNGKVIKNVTLDQAVQALKGTLPGPVKLGISKPLPSSRASENVSTIGS encoded by the exons ATGGTGGTCGCACGTCCTGTTGAGCCTTCTTCCGCGGATTTCCAGTCCTTCGGCTGTTCGGCTCCCATAGTTCCGACAAAAATCCTCACCGATCCGGAAGAGCTCGACCGCCAGCTCCAACAAAACGGCTACTCCTCTTTCTACGCTTACAACGACCGCGGTTCTTGCGACGACCTCGAACAAACCGACGTAAATTCCATCGATGCTAACCCCGCAAGTTTCAATTCTTTAGACGTGGTTGtcaacaacaataataacacGAATGGCTTCTCGCCCACCAGCGAGAGTCAAGTGGTGATCATCCCCGCCGACATTGAATACACTCTTCCAGAAACGGAGCGCTTCACCGTAGAACTGACAAAAAACGAATACGGGCTGGGGATTACGATAGCAGGGTACGTGTGCGAGAGGGAGGATCTCAGTGGAATCTTCGTCAAGAGTTTGAACGAAGGCAGCGAAGCCTTTAAGTGCGGAAAGATTAATACTAACGATAGGATTGTGGAAGTTGATGGACAGTCTTTGCAAGGGTTTACGAATTACGAGGCTGTGGAGAAGATTAAGCAAACGGGAGGGAAAGTTGTGTTGACTTTGGAGAGGTACTTGAGAGGGCCCAAGTTCGAGCAATTACAAGAAGCGTTAGCTATTCAGGAACAAAAGGATTTGAGTCCACCTTCGCCTTCGCAAACGACTCTCAGTTGGATACCTATTGAAGCAGCCGAG GGCCAGATCGAGCCGGAAGGTGAGTCCGTCGTGAGCGTCAATAGCGAAATCTACGAGCAAAACCTCGAAACTAAAGAAATCTTTATCGAAGAAGACTTCGAGGCGAACCCCGATGACGATCTAGAAACCGCCACCAAGAAAAAATGGGAGGCTATAATCGGCAGCGACACTGAAATCGTCGTCGCCAACCTGACAAAACTCAAAGGCTTGGGCATAAGCCTGGAGGGAACAGTCGACGTGGAAGGAGGCATCGAATTACGTCCCCATCACTACATCCGTTCCATACTCCCCGAAGGCCCCGTCGGCCAAAACGGCAAACTCAGCTCAGGTGACGAACTCCTGGAAGTAAACGGCCAAAAACTCCTCGGGATCAAGCACGTGGAAGTCGTCAAGATCCTCCGCGAGTTGCCGAGCACCGTCCGCCTGGTCTGTGCTCGCAAGCACGAGGAGAACCGCGTCATCAACACCTCCCAAGACCGCGAAGCTTTCGAAGCGCGGAACATCCTGGGGGGCAGTTTGAAAAACCTCTTACCCCAACCGGAACAACGCCTGCTCAAAGCTCTAAGCGACACGAGTATCAACACTTCGAGCACCGTGACCGTGACCAGCGAGCCCAGCTTGCAAAAAGCCAAATCGCGCTCGCTGGAAGTGACGAACTTGGCGATGTGGTCGGAGGAGGTCGAGTATGTCGAGTTGCTCAAAACCGATCGGGGTTTGGGCTTCTCGATCCTGGACTACCAGGACCCTCTGGACCCCAAAGCGACCGTCATAGTCGTGCGGAGTCTCGTGCCTAACGGGGCGGCGGAGCACGACGGCCGCATCACTCCAGGTGATCGACTGATCAGTGTTAATGGCaaagtaatcaaaaatgtGACCCTGGACCAGGCGGTCCAGGCGCTGAAAGGGACACTGCCCGGTCCTGTCAAGTTAGGTATCTCCAAACCGTTACCCAGTTCCAGAGCCAGCGAAAACGTCAGTACGATAGGGTCTTGA
- the LOC103313726 gene encoding uncharacterized protein LOC103313726 yields MKFFVPLLLVALCVIYVRSTTVFTNNDVDGPLGVGQPYALSFRRRCPLCDSSVYSYCSDKLFHDSCCCHNPNNPYDRLPYQCQFADCSFLHANTCQEHKLITACCCTSVYFK; encoded by the exons ATGAAGTTCTTCGTGCCGCTACTACTAGTCGCGCTATGCGTCATCTACGTCCGCTCTACCA CGGTTTTCACAAACAACGACGTGGACGGTCCTCTGGGTGTAGGGCAACCCTACGCCCTTAGCTTCAGAAGGCGGTGTCCGCTTTGCGACTCCTCGGTTTATAGCTACTGTAGCGACAAACTTTTCCACGATTCTTGCTGTTGCCACAATCCCAATAACCCTTACG ATCGCCTTCCATACCAATGCCAGTTTGCGGATTGCAGTTTCCTTCACGCCAATACTTGTCAAGAACACAAACTGATCACCGCCTGTTGCTGCACCAGCGTCTATTTCAAATAA